From a single Deinococcus fonticola genomic region:
- a CDS encoding sensor histidine kinase: protein MTLRVRLSLLYGLLCALALLTVGLVSYTASVREQYLSLDRLLVVSARIVENGIRTYGRSYALETDTLGPTKDGIVMVMRSYSPKGELMYVSASDPGLRPVRPQGPLEHPAEPAYLKVLPFPLPQASVPTSKNSAFGIITYEGQRWRRYVIQVVKAGRTVGYVEGLSPLGRLDEASLNMARMLGNIVLLSTLAVLLIGWWVAGAALRPVSRLTDAARAIADSRDLGRRVQTSGNRDELGRLATTFNRMLGSLEDAWKSQQRFVGDASHELRAPLTVMSGNLELLRRHPHLGEAERWEMLGEIERETGRMTRLVEDLLLLARSDAGVQLRRAPVNVNEVILEAVRDARKLTADHAFHLQLPEKSVTVQAERDRLKQLLLILLDNAVKYSPAGTPITVQLDSVAGPGAESRGSGSGGSASGHSDPGNRAAPQTTVHQTAVSQTTVRVTDQGSGIPAEEMPHIFERFYRADPARQRDLGGAGLGLSIAEWIASQMDARLHVESTGPQGTTFALSFGTSPEDVAPAPGRPAFKA from the coding sequence ATGACCCTGCGCGTGCGCCTGAGCTTGCTGTACGGGCTGCTGTGCGCCCTGGCGCTGCTGACCGTGGGGCTGGTGAGCTACACGGCGTCGGTGCGCGAACAGTACCTGTCGCTCGACCGGCTGCTGGTGGTCAGTGCCCGCATCGTCGAGAACGGCATTCGCACGTATGGACGCTCTTACGCGCTGGAAACCGACACGCTGGGGCCGACCAAGGACGGCATCGTGATGGTAATGCGCAGTTACTCCCCCAAGGGCGAACTGATGTACGTCTCTGCCAGCGATCCCGGGTTGCGCCCGGTTCGCCCGCAGGGCCCGCTGGAGCATCCGGCGGAACCCGCGTACCTGAAGGTGCTGCCTTTCCCATTGCCGCAGGCGAGCGTGCCCACCAGCAAGAATTCCGCCTTCGGCATCATTACCTACGAGGGCCAGCGCTGGCGCAGGTACGTCATTCAGGTCGTCAAGGCGGGCCGCACCGTGGGGTATGTGGAGGGCCTCTCGCCGCTGGGCCGCCTGGACGAGGCTTCACTGAACATGGCCCGCATGCTGGGCAACATCGTGCTGCTCTCGACCCTGGCGGTGCTGCTGATCGGCTGGTGGGTGGCGGGCGCGGCCCTGCGCCCGGTGTCGCGCCTGACCGACGCCGCCCGCGCCATCGCCGACAGCCGCGACCTGGGCCGGCGCGTGCAGACCAGCGGCAACCGCGACGAACTGGGCCGCCTGGCCACCACCTTCAACCGCATGCTGGGCAGCCTGGAAGACGCCTGGAAGTCCCAGCAGCGCTTCGTGGGGGACGCCTCGCACGAACTGCGCGCGCCGCTGACGGTGATGAGCGGCAACCTGGAACTGCTGCGCCGGCACCCGCACCTGGGGGAGGCCGAACGCTGGGAGATGCTGGGCGAGATCGAGCGGGAGACGGGCCGCATGACCCGCCTGGTCGAAGACCTGCTGCTGCTGGCCCGCAGTGACGCTGGCGTGCAGTTGCGCCGCGCGCCCGTCAACGTGAACGAGGTGATTCTGGAGGCCGTGCGCGACGCCCGGAAACTCACCGCCGACCACGCCTTTCACCTCCAGCTGCCGGAAAAGAGCGTGACCGTGCAGGCCGAACGCGACCGCCTGAAGCAACTGTTGCTGATCCTGCTCGACAACGCCGTGAAGTACAGCCCGGCCGGGACACCCATCACGGTGCAACTGGACAGCGTGGCCGGGCCGGGCGCTGAGTCAAGGGGCAGCGGCTCAGGGGGCAGCGCATCAGGGCACAGCGACCCGGGGAACAGGGCGGCGCCGCAGACCACTGTGCATCAGACTGCCGTATCGCAGACCACGGTGCGCGTCACGGATCAGGGCAGCGGCATTCCCGCCGAAGAGATGCCGCACATCTTCGAGCGCTTCTACCGCGCCGATCCGGCCCGGCAACGCGACCTGGGTGGCGCGGGTCTGGGGCTCTCCATCGCCGAGTGGATCGCCAGCCAGATGGACGCCCGGCTGCACGTGGAAAGCACCGGGCCGCAGGGCACCACCTTCGCCCTGAGCTTCGGCACATCCCCGGAGGACGTGGCCCCCGCGCCGGGTCGCCCGGCATTCAAGGCTTAA
- a CDS encoding DUF808 domain-containing protein: MSGGLVALLDDVALIAKLAAASVDDIGAAAGKASLKAVGVVVDDTAVTPRYVTGFTPDRELPIIKRIAIGSLRNKIIMILPVALLLSQFLPQAITPILMLGALYLCYEGAEKVYEALSGGHHEEGESAAAAQGTREHEQQMVAGAIRTDFILSAEIMAIALSEVADQSLGLRAASLIAVAVLITALVYGVVALIVKMDDIGLRLARSGSGLAGFGRGLVKGMPLVLSALATIGTAAMLWVGGHILIVGLEELGIKGPAHLLHDLEHRAEVALPAAASFVKWLVETVVSGIVGLTVGAIIVAVMHFIPKRGAAAH, from the coding sequence ATGAGCGGCGGCCTGGTGGCGCTGCTGGACGACGTGGCCCTGATCGCCAAACTGGCCGCCGCGTCGGTGGACGATATCGGCGCCGCCGCCGGCAAGGCCAGCCTGAAGGCGGTGGGCGTGGTGGTGGACGACACCGCCGTGACGCCCCGTTACGTCACCGGCTTCACGCCGGACCGCGAACTGCCCATCATTAAACGCATTGCCATCGGCTCACTGCGCAACAAGATCATCATGATCCTGCCGGTGGCGCTGCTGCTCAGCCAGTTCCTGCCGCAGGCCATCACGCCCATCCTGATGCTGGGCGCCCTGTACCTGTGCTACGAGGGCGCAGAAAAGGTCTATGAGGCGCTCAGCGGTGGGCACCACGAAGAAGGGGAAAGCGCCGCCGCTGCCCAGGGCACCCGTGAGCACGAGCAGCAGATGGTCGCCGGGGCCATCCGCACCGATTTCATCCTGTCCGCCGAGATCATGGCGATCGCCCTGTCTGAAGTAGCCGACCAGAGCCTGGGCCTGCGGGCCGCCAGCCTGATCGCGGTGGCGGTGCTGATCACCGCGCTGGTGTACGGCGTGGTGGCCCTGATCGTGAAAATGGACGATATCGGCCTGCGCCTGGCCCGCAGCGGCTCCGGCCTGGCGGGCTTCGGGCGTGGCCTGGTCAAGGGCATGCCGCTGGTGCTCTCGGCGCTGGCCACCATCGGCACGGCGGCCATGCTGTGGGTGGGCGGCCACATCCTGATCGTGGGCCTGGAGGAACTGGGGATTAAAGGCCCCGCGCACCTGCTGCACGACCTGGAGCACCGCGCCGAAGTGGCCCTGCCGGCCGCCGCCAGCTTCGTGAAATGGCTGGTGGAAACCGTGGTCTCCGGCATTGTCGGCCTGACCGTGGGCGCCATCATCGTGGCGGTCATGCACTTCATCCCTAAGCGGGGCGCCGCCGCGCACTGA
- a CDS encoding FAD-dependent monooxygenase: protein MTGKILIVGAGIGGLTLAQCLRKRGIEFDLFEQMPPTRPEGAGLSLTINATRLLDALGFGPALRARGQVYHRARIKSDSGAVLQDLDLKALSRWGEALAIHRADLRHILSQGLQPQYGREVTDVQDRREHIEVTSGQGKALYELVVAADGLHSGVRRSQPGTPSPVYSGYTSWRYTQPDPLGLSEPVEYWGSGRRLGLVPIGQGQLYVYATFNSPARVKSPAFPWPLFEAFPEEVRRVMDSMPPETRVIQTDVRELKTHVWHRPRLAFLGDAAHGLTPNLGQGAGTSIEDAVVLAECLYHQGLTPQALASYAQVRRTRVQAIARQSRVVGRFGQLEAAPLLRLRDWVIGRTPEAAAQHNARQMMIHDAPQPPQY, encoded by the coding sequence ATGACCGGAAAGATACTGATCGTCGGGGCGGGGATCGGAGGCCTGACGCTGGCCCAGTGCCTCCGCAAACGGGGCATCGAGTTTGACCTGTTCGAGCAGATGCCGCCCACCCGGCCAGAAGGCGCCGGCCTTTCGCTGACCATCAACGCCACCCGCCTCCTTGATGCCCTGGGGTTCGGGCCAGCCCTGCGCGCACGCGGCCAGGTCTACCACCGCGCCCGCATCAAAAGTGATAGCGGCGCCGTGCTGCAAGACCTCGACCTGAAGGCGCTCAGCCGCTGGGGCGAGGCGCTTGCCATTCACCGCGCCGACCTGCGGCACATCCTGAGCCAGGGCTTACAGCCCCAGTACGGCCGGGAGGTCACGGACGTGCAGGACAGGCGAGAGCACATCGAGGTCACCAGCGGGCAAGGAAAGGCCCTTTACGAGCTGGTGGTCGCGGCCGACGGCCTGCACTCGGGCGTGCGCCGCAGTCAGCCCGGCACCCCTTCGCCCGTCTACAGCGGGTACACCAGCTGGCGCTACACGCAGCCTGACCCGCTGGGCCTGAGCGAACCGGTCGAATACTGGGGCTCAGGACGCCGCCTCGGCCTGGTGCCTATCGGGCAGGGGCAACTCTACGTGTATGCGACCTTCAACAGTCCGGCGCGGGTCAAGTCTCCCGCTTTTCCCTGGCCGCTCTTTGAGGCATTCCCTGAAGAGGTTCGGCGGGTCATGGACAGCATGCCGCCCGAAACCAGGGTCATTCAAACGGATGTCCGGGAACTGAAAACGCATGTGTGGCACAGGCCGCGCCTGGCTTTCCTGGGCGACGCGGCCCACGGCCTGACCCCCAACCTGGGTCAGGGGGCCGGCACCAGCATCGAGGACGCTGTGGTGCTGGCCGAATGCCTGTACCACCAGGGGCTGACACCGCAGGCCCTGGCCTCTTATGCCCAGGTGCGCAGAACGCGGGTGCAGGCCATCGCGCGGCAATCACGTGTGGTGGGCCGGTTTGGACAACTCGAAGCTGCCCCCCTCCTGCGCCTGCGCGACTGGGTCATCGGGCGGACTCCAGAGGCCGCCGCGCAGCACAATGCCCGCCAGATGATGATCCACGACGCCCCTCAACCCCCGCAGTATTGA
- a CDS encoding DUF3995 domain-containing protein — MNQTRETRLPLLTTLTGATLLGVAGLHAHWGRGGVWPGHDPASLGRKVFPNPPRHLPSPAACFAVAGALTFTTAALVTAHRPGPWQPLSQRICQLAGATLLARGGLGFTLPALTQANPEFRRLNTAIYSPLCLALGSALLA; from the coding sequence ATGAACCAGACCCGTGAAACCCGTTTACCGCTGCTCACCACCCTGACCGGCGCGACCTTGCTCGGCGTCGCTGGCCTGCACGCCCACTGGGGGCGCGGCGGCGTGTGGCCCGGCCACGACCCGGCCAGCCTGGGGCGCAAGGTGTTTCCCAACCCCCCACGGCACCTTCCCTCGCCGGCGGCCTGTTTCGCCGTGGCCGGCGCGTTGACGTTCACCACAGCGGCCCTCGTGACCGCGCACCGGCCTGGCCCCTGGCAGCCGCTCAGCCAGCGTATCTGCCAGCTGGCGGGCGCCACCCTGCTGGCGCGGGGAGGCCTGGGCTTCACGCTGCCTGCCCTGACCCAGGCCAACCCCGAGTTCCGCAGGCTGAACACAGCGATCTATTCGCCCCTGTGCCTGGCTCTCGGGTCGGCCCTCCTGGCCTAG
- a CDS encoding S8 family peptidase: MKLPLTCAALILALLAAACGSAPAAGDPPASGVGCAALGSQAMTSLSVTTTPTPAALTPATNWTAPHASGKLLIASPATMTAQGVAALQALNVTTVTPGLQEVRTPAGKTDQAFAQELKDAGLQVQPDFLYQPLAVTNDPGFPGNAGLRVNGEPMTQTYLTRIQVPAAWDVLQKCSLSLSGALTAVLDSAVDTTHPELQGRVNANVSQVGTLSGSVSHVYTHGTAAAGIIGATGNNGAGLSGIGQQQPLLLEEVMTSEGASTSDLAAALYDSVKRGAKVINISLGVPTNPGDKALDQALGSAAVSAVLVAAAGNTSTDVYYPASHPAVIAVGAVGSSDDTLTWYSARPSAPGNRALDIVAPGGAGDGSSAHDLLTLAPGGGYAAMAGTSFAAPQVAGVAALMRAANPGLSAAQTRALLLGKVNNAAGLPLLDARAAVTGAITGK, encoded by the coding sequence ATGAAGTTGCCCCTGACCTGCGCCGCCCTGATTCTCGCGCTGCTGGCCGCCGCCTGCGGATCGGCACCCGCCGCCGGCGACCCGCCCGCTTCCGGTGTCGGCTGCGCGGCGCTGGGCTCGCAGGCCATGACCTCCCTGAGCGTGACCACCACGCCGACTCCTGCCGCCCTGACCCCCGCCACCAACTGGACCGCGCCGCACGCCAGCGGCAAACTGCTGATTGCCAGTCCGGCCACCATGACCGCGCAGGGCGTCGCGGCTCTGCAAGCCCTGAACGTAACCACCGTGACGCCGGGCCTGCAGGAAGTGCGCACGCCCGCCGGCAAGACCGACCAGGCTTTCGCGCAGGAGTTGAAGGACGCTGGCCTTCAGGTGCAACCCGACTTCCTGTACCAGCCGCTGGCCGTGACCAACGACCCTGGCTTTCCCGGCAACGCGGGCCTGCGCGTAAACGGCGAACCCATGACGCAAACGTACCTGACGCGCATTCAGGTGCCGGCTGCGTGGGACGTGCTGCAAAAATGCAGCCTCTCCCTCAGCGGCGCGCTGACCGCCGTGCTCGACTCTGCCGTGGACACCACCCACCCGGAACTTCAGGGGCGCGTCAACGCGAACGTCTCGCAGGTCGGCACGCTCAGCGGCAGCGTCTCGCACGTGTACACGCACGGCACCGCCGCCGCCGGCATCATCGGGGCGACCGGCAACAATGGCGCGGGCCTGAGCGGGATCGGTCAGCAGCAACCGCTGCTGCTGGAAGAAGTCATGACGAGTGAGGGCGCCTCCACTTCCGACCTGGCCGCCGCGCTCTACGACTCCGTGAAGCGCGGCGCGAAGGTCATCAACATCAGCCTGGGCGTACCCACCAATCCCGGCGACAAGGCACTGGATCAGGCGCTGGGCAGTGCCGCCGTCAGCGCCGTGCTGGTGGCCGCCGCCGGCAACACCAGCACCGATGTGTACTACCCCGCCAGTCACCCCGCCGTGATCGCCGTGGGGGCGGTGGGCAGCAGCGACGACACGCTGACCTGGTACAGTGCCCGCCCCAGTGCGCCCGGCAACCGTGCCCTGGACATCGTGGCCCCCGGTGGGGCCGGCGACGGCAGCAGCGCACACGACCTGCTGACCCTGGCCCCCGGCGGGGGGTACGCCGCCATGGCCGGCACCAGTTTCGCCGCGCCGCAGGTGGCAGGCGTGGCCGCCCTGATGCGGGCCGCCAATCCTGGCCTCAGCGCCGCCCAGACCCGCGCCCTGCTGCTGGGCAAAGTCAACAACGCCGCCGGCCTGCCCCTGCTGGACGCCCGCGCCGCCGTGACCGGGGCCATCACCGGGAAGTAA
- a CDS encoding TetR/AcrR family transcriptional regulator, producing the protein MEQTETRRERHKQQRLERIREAAWQLFSTQGYDATTVRQIAEQADVSPATVILHAGDKAELLLLVFHDAIAQRLGVPAHEDGAPLDVALLRQLQPFLHFYGEHPELSRAFCREFLYGKNRWQEQEIQQAQRFIAHLAEIIDGYRRRGELRRDTDPTLLAELVFGLYQGLLQSWFCGAIAFESLEPRLAQQFSWQLEVHRA; encoded by the coding sequence ATGGAGCAAACGGAAACTCGGCGGGAGAGACACAAGCAGCAGCGGCTGGAGCGCATCCGCGAGGCGGCCTGGCAGCTGTTCAGCACCCAGGGGTACGACGCCACCACGGTGCGTCAGATCGCCGAGCAGGCGGACGTGTCGCCGGCCACGGTGATCCTGCATGCCGGAGACAAGGCCGAACTGCTGCTGCTGGTCTTTCATGACGCCATTGCCCAGCGCCTCGGCGTTCCAGCCCACGAGGACGGGGCGCCGCTGGACGTGGCCCTGCTCAGGCAGTTGCAGCCCTTTTTGCACTTTTATGGCGAGCATCCCGAACTCTCCAGGGCGTTTTGCCGCGAATTCCTGTACGGCAAGAACCGCTGGCAGGAACAGGAGATTCAGCAGGCACAGCGTTTTATTGCGCACCTTGCCGAGATCATCGATGGCTACCGCCGCCGGGGTGAACTGCGCCGCGACACCGACCCCACGCTGCTGGCCGAACTGGTGTTTGGGCTGTACCAGGGCTTGCTGCAAAGCTGGTTCTGTGGCGCCATCGCGTTCGAATCGCTTGAACCGCGCCTGGCCCAGCAGTTCAGCTGGCAGCTGGAGGTGCACCGCGCATGA
- a CDS encoding IclR family transcriptional regulator — protein sequence MTRSLATVDAAVCVLEAFDADHTEWSLSELARQVGQPTSTVHEQLTTLTHNGLLMKVGRGRYRLGWRLLKLSSALYGSVPWYGPAHDAMNALARGTHALAFLAVLNGPDVLCIARSVQGREGESVVGETQFVLPAHASASGKLLYALHGLDLPPEREPFTPRTGPFPWPQEAALIRSDGLARTRDEWSPGTSGLAVALRDARGDVVCALGLSFPSARWAHSDTLVRRLRDAAADVNWKLGHRPPSPP from the coding sequence GTGACCCGCTCGCTTGCCACCGTTGACGCTGCCGTGTGCGTGCTGGAGGCCTTCGACGCCGACCACACCGAGTGGTCGCTCAGCGAACTGGCCCGGCAGGTGGGGCAACCCACGTCCACCGTTCACGAGCAACTGACCACCCTGACGCACAACGGGTTACTGATGAAGGTGGGGCGCGGGCGCTACCGGCTGGGATGGCGGCTTCTGAAACTGTCCAGTGCGCTTTACGGCAGTGTCCCCTGGTACGGCCCGGCGCACGACGCCATGAACGCCCTGGCGCGCGGCACCCACGCCCTGGCTTTTCTGGCGGTTCTCAACGGCCCGGATGTCCTTTGCATCGCCCGCAGCGTGCAGGGCCGCGAAGGCGAGAGCGTGGTCGGTGAAACGCAGTTCGTGTTGCCGGCGCACGCCAGCGCCAGTGGAAAACTGCTGTACGCATTGCACGGCCTGGATTTGCCCCCGGAGCGCGAACCGTTCACGCCCCGGACCGGCCCTTTCCCGTGGCCCCAGGAGGCGGCCCTCATTCGCTCGGATGGGCTGGCGCGCACGCGGGACGAGTGGTCGCCGGGAACCAGTGGCCTGGCGGTGGCCCTCCGGGACGCGCGGGGCGACGTGGTGTGCGCCCTGGGCCTCAGTTTTCCCAGCGCGCGCTGGGCGCACTCGGACACGCTGGTGCGGCGTCTGCGCGACGCGGCAGCGGACGTGAACTGGAAACTGGGCCATCGCCCCCCGAGTCCGCCGTGA
- a CDS encoding tyrosine-type recombinase/integrase codes for MNDLVPVQSALGLAGLSDQTLRVRAVEAAATYDVEALTLITQAYMTTASRKGARTSRKTLDAYALAVRDFVPWAQASGVQLLRPGRRDGGRYLATLQQRPSQGKGKTGRLSAATVAQYVAGARALYRALRWAGATEAQPFDGAFVPADPTPGIVKNPPYMREIDAVLPLCEPRLAALLLLCAHAGLRVNEALGVRQGDLHGHTLTVHGKGGKVRRVPLGARVRAALHDVPPVTADGRYFAWDYGQACYRMKKAFAQAGLVWRGFHAARKHSGTRLYAATRDFTRVGLFLGHASVDTTRRYVAVAEDDVSAEVEGF; via the coding sequence GTGAATGATCTGGTGCCGGTGCAGAGTGCGCTTGGTCTGGCCGGTCTGTCCGATCAGACGCTGCGGGTGCGGGCGGTGGAAGCGGCGGCCACCTACGACGTGGAGGCCCTGACCCTGATCACGCAGGCGTACATGACCACCGCCAGCCGCAAGGGAGCACGAACCAGCCGCAAAACCCTGGACGCCTACGCGCTGGCCGTGCGCGATTTCGTGCCGTGGGCGCAGGCAAGTGGCGTGCAACTGCTGCGTCCGGGGCGGCGCGACGGCGGGCGTTACCTGGCGACCCTGCAGCAGCGCCCCAGCCAGGGCAAAGGCAAAACGGGCCGGCTGTCGGCAGCCACCGTGGCGCAGTACGTGGCCGGGGCGCGCGCCCTGTACCGCGCCCTGCGCTGGGCCGGGGCCACCGAAGCGCAACCCTTCGACGGCGCCTTCGTGCCCGCCGACCCCACCCCTGGCATCGTGAAGAACCCGCCGTACATGCGCGAAATCGACGCGGTGCTGCCCCTCTGCGAGCCGCGCCTGGCGGCCCTGCTGCTGCTGTGCGCCCACGCCGGCCTGCGCGTCAACGAGGCGCTGGGCGTGCGGCAGGGCGACCTGCACGGGCATACCCTGACTGTGCATGGCAAGGGTGGCAAGGTGCGGCGTGTGCCGCTGGGGGCCAGGGTGCGCGCCGCCCTGCACGACGTGCCGCCGGTCACAGCAGACGGGCGCTACTTCGCCTGGGATTACGGCCAGGCGTGCTACCGCATGAAAAAAGCCTTCGCGCAGGCTGGCCTGGTGTGGCGCGGGTTTCACGCCGCCCGCAAGCACTCCGGCACGCGCCTGTACGCCGCCACGCGCGATTTCACGCGGGTGGGTCTGTTCCTGGGGCACGCTTCGGTGGACACCACGCGCCGTTACGTGGCCGTCGCCGAGGACGACGTGTCTGCCGAGGTCGAGGGCTTCTGA
- a CDS encoding response regulator transcription factor: protein MPARILVIDDDPGVRSLLERGLKYEGFTVETAPDGETGLSALRPCSPDLVILDVMLPGIDGLDVLRSLRQTHPSLPVLMLTARDGPGEQVAGFRGGADDYVTKPFSFDVLVARVRALLRRREQDTPSGLTFSDLTLDPASHTVSRAGRDITLTAQEFRLLHAFMEQPERVQSKSVLLDRAWGLDFLGDPNVVETYVKQLRQKLEEAGEPRLIHTIRGVGYVLRKG from the coding sequence GTGCCTGCCCGCATCCTGGTGATCGACGATGACCCCGGCGTCCGCAGTCTGCTGGAACGCGGCCTGAAGTACGAGGGCTTCACGGTGGAGACGGCCCCGGACGGCGAAACGGGCCTCTCGGCGCTGCGGCCCTGCTCGCCCGATCTGGTGATTCTGGACGTGATGCTGCCCGGTATCGATGGCCTGGACGTGCTGCGCTCACTGCGCCAGACCCATCCTTCCCTGCCGGTGCTGATGCTAACCGCCCGTGACGGCCCCGGCGAACAGGTGGCGGGCTTCCGGGGCGGCGCAGACGATTACGTCACCAAGCCCTTCAGTTTCGACGTGCTGGTCGCCCGCGTCCGTGCCCTGCTGCGCCGGCGTGAGCAGGACACGCCCAGCGGCCTGACCTTCAGTGACCTGACGCTTGACCCGGCCAGCCACACCGTGAGCCGCGCCGGGCGCGATATTACCCTCACCGCGCAGGAATTCCGGCTGCTGCACGCCTTCATGGAGCAACCCGAGCGCGTGCAGAGCAAATCCGTACTGCTCGACCGCGCCTGGGGCCTGGATTTCCTGGGCGACCCGAACGTCGTGGAAACCTACGTCAAGCAACTCCGGCAAAAGCTCGAAGAAGCCGGTGAACCACGCCTCATTCACACCATTCGCGGCGTCGGGTACGTGCTTCGCAAAGGGTAA
- a CDS encoding HIT family protein codes for MRDDSPCPYCDTAELRRDAFVLENELCLLSIKPSETGALEGAGIIIPKAHRPTVFDLTPQEWVATQELLLQAKAHLDATLAPDGYNAGWNVGEVGGQHVMHAHFHVMPRFQDEPRAGQGIRSHLKDAGNRRRS; via the coding sequence ATGCGTGACGATAGCCCCTGCCCCTACTGCGATACCGCTGAACTTCGACGCGACGCTTTCGTCCTGGAGAATGAACTGTGCCTGCTGAGCATCAAACCCAGCGAGACGGGCGCCCTGGAAGGAGCGGGCATCATCATCCCGAAAGCCCACCGGCCCACGGTGTTCGACCTCACGCCGCAGGAATGGGTCGCCACACAGGAGTTGCTTCTCCAGGCGAAGGCGCATCTGGACGCCACGCTCGCTCCTGACGGATATAACGCGGGGTGGAATGTGGGCGAGGTCGGGGGCCAGCACGTGATGCACGCCCACTTTCACGTGATGCCGCGCTTTCAGGACGAACCGAGGGCCGGACAGGGAATCCGCAGTCACCTCAAAGACGCTGGGAATCGGCGCCGATCCTGA
- a CDS encoding BadF/BadG/BcrA/BcrD ATPase family protein, whose product MRKVNPEVNPGEPVLLEPVLLGLDAGGSGTKWHLRRGDTTLGQGRAAPLTTLLLGTPQGQAALQELRDALPTRPDALHAGLPGLAHGSERAAWAQGVLAQAFGLPTERVQVENDLDLAFRAHLEPASGGLLYAGTGSIAYGVLAGGRVVRAGGRGYRIGDDGGGSSIGRATLRWLTDALDVGRVPGGVLAHELHAVMGGLDWDTVRAFVYESPGASTLAQLARPVSEAANQGDGAALDILRQAAQALADLAGRLRQQAGLPDWPIVATGGALQSQPLAALLREALPGVQLQFRAHEAEASARAGDLFKP is encoded by the coding sequence GTGCGTAAAGTTAACCCTGAAGTCAACCCCGGAGAGCCGGTTTTGCTGGAGCCGGTTTTGCTGGGGCTGGATGCCGGGGGCAGCGGCACCAAATGGCACCTGCGGCGCGGCGACACCACGCTAGGTCAGGGCCGCGCGGCTCCGCTGACCACGCTGCTGCTGGGCACGCCGCAGGGCCAGGCGGCCCTCCAGGAACTGCGGGACGCGCTGCCCACGCGGCCGGACGCCCTGCACGCGGGCCTGCCCGGCCTGGCGCACGGCAGCGAGCGCGCCGCCTGGGCGCAAGGGGTGCTGGCGCAGGCTTTCGGTCTTCCTACAGAGAGGGTACAGGTAGAAAATGACCTCGACCTGGCCTTCCGCGCCCACCTGGAGCCCGCATCGGGGGGCCTGCTGTACGCCGGAACCGGCAGCATCGCTTACGGGGTGCTGGCGGGCGGGCGCGTGGTGCGGGCCGGCGGACGCGGCTACCGCATCGGGGATGACGGCGGGGGCAGCAGCATAGGCCGCGCGACGCTGCGCTGGCTGACCGACGCGCTGGATGTCGGCCGGGTGCCGGGGGGCGTGCTGGCCCACGAATTGCACGCGGTCATGGGCGGCCTCGACTGGGACACCGTGCGGGCCTTCGTGTACGAGTCGCCGGGCGCGTCCACGCTGGCACAGCTGGCCCGGCCGGTCAGCGAGGCTGCGAATCAGGGGGATGGGGCGGCGCTGGACATTCTGCGGCAGGCCGCTCAGGCCCTGGCTGACCTGGCTGGGCGCCTGCGGCAACAGGCGGGTCTGCCCGACTGGCCCATCGTTGCCACGGGCGGCGCGCTGCAAAGCCAACCCCTGGCGGCCCTGTTGCGCGAGGCCCTGCCGGGCGTTCAGCTTCAGTTCAGGGCGCACGAGGCCGAGGCGTCCGCGCGGGCCGGCGACCTGTTTAAGCCTTGA